The Longimicrobiaceae bacterium genome includes the window CTGGACGAGGCTCGTTCGCAGATGATCGTGCCGCCGCGGTGGGTGTTCGAGGCGTGCCGCCGCCACCCGGAGCTGCTGCCAGGCCCCGCCGTGAACCCCTTCCGCCGCGACGCGCTGGAGCGGCTGGATGAGTGCCTGGAAGGCGGCGCCGTGTTGGTGAAGTGGCTCCCCGCGACGATGGGCATCGACCCGTCGGACTCCCGCATCTCCCCGTTCTACCGGAAGATGGCGGATGCGCGCCTGCCGCTGCTGGTGCACTCCGGCGGCAGCGAGCGCACGTTCGCCGAGGTGGAGCCGCGCTTGAAGGACCTGACGCTGCTGCGGCTTCCGCTGGAGATGGGCGTGCCGGTGATCGTGGCCCACACCGGCGTGCCCGTGCTCCTCTCCGGCGACCCGGACCAGCTGCCGCTGCTTCGGGCGATGCTGCGCGAGTTCCCGCACCTTTGGGTGGACAACTCCGGCATCTCCAACCCCAGCCGCTTCCTGCACCTCCCCCGCCTCGCCGCCGACGCGGAATTCGTCTCGCGCACGCTGTACGGGAGCGACTTTCCGGTGCCCACGAACTCCTTCTACTACCTGCGGCAGCTGGGCGCGCGGACCGTGGCACGGCTGGAGCGCGAGCGGAACCCGTTCCGGCGCG containing:
- a CDS encoding amidohydrolase family protein, which produces MKIDVHAHLAGVGTGGSGCWLSPAFAARPTVRFLRWWTGMRDERMREDADAEWAARLARGAREGGLDRVVALGFDGVYGQDGGLDEARSQMIVPPRWVFEACRRHPELLPGPAVNPFRRDALERLDECLEGGAVLVKWLPATMGIDPSDSRISPFYRKMADARLPLLVHSGGSERTFAEVEPRLKDLTLLRLPLEMGVPVIVAHTGVPVLLSGDPDQLPLLRAMLREFPHLWVDNSGISNPSRFLHLPRLAADAEFVSRTLYGSDFPVPTNSFYYLRQLGARTVARLERERNPFRRDVDMKRALGYPDETLTRAAAVLPNLHRWGAALPGDAPAASFRAVPDDI